A portion of the Natronococcus sp. AD-5 genome contains these proteins:
- a CDS encoding DNA modification system-associated small protein, with protein sequence MQDSVSDDELRKLIQEKAEEHNLPPELLLDIYEAEREVVNMDRRRSILKDVGALLEEEVDS encoded by the coding sequence ATGCAAGACTCTGTTTCCGACGATGAACTCCGAAAGCTGATCCAAGAGAAAGCTGAGGAGCACAATCTGCCGCCCGAACTTCTACTCGATATCTATGAGGCCGAACGTGAGGTCGTAAACATGGATCGCCGCCGATCGATCCTGAAGGATGTCGGGGCATTACTGGAAGAAGAAGTGGACAGCTAA
- a CDS encoding class I SAM-dependent methyltransferase yields the protein MDEVSRTRSVYESDIDTYVDKYLSVSIAERYGEEFCNTLDGNRILDVGCGPGSDLATFTSAGYNVVGLDVVSSFLQVANSHTPDASLVQGDMRQMPFQDEAFDGIWSSASFLHIPRSHATDTLQEFRRVLQDNGVIFLSVKRNQLRTDTMNGRYFEYYQPNDIRYILSQAGFSQIRSKTDNIWVTVTARKG from the coding sequence ATGGATGAGGTCTCTCGGACTCGCAGTGTCTATGAGTCTGATATTGATACCTATGTGGACAAATATTTATCTGTGTCAATCGCTGAACGATATGGTGAGGAATTCTGTAATACCTTAGATGGTAACCGTATTTTAGATGTTGGCTGTGGACCCGGTTCAGATCTTGCTACATTTACGTCCGCAGGATATAATGTGGTTGGCCTTGATGTAGTTTCGTCTTTTCTTCAAGTCGCAAACAGTCATACTCCAGATGCATCGTTAGTTCAAGGAGATATGCGTCAGATGCCGTTTCAGGATGAAGCTTTTGACGGAATTTGGAGTTCTGCCTCTTTCCTTCATATTCCCCGCTCACACGCAACCGATACTCTTCAGGAATTCCGACGTGTACTTCAGGATAACGGCGTTATTTTCCTTTCTGTAAAGCGAAACCAACTGAGAACAGATACCATGAATGGTAGGTATTTCGAGTATTACCAACCTAATGACATTCGTTACATTCTTTCTCAAGCAGGCTTTTCTCAAATACGATCTAAAACCGATAATATTTGGGTCACTGTAACTGCTCGAAAAGGGTAA
- a CDS encoding AAA family ATPase, whose protein sequence is MEITELTVENFRPYYGEVTIKPRTEAEHPLVLIRGKNDTGKTSLFAAIRFCLYGAQNRAEYTEHINRTAAEEASGTSRVEITFLHDDEVYTIERGINYSQVEDADNRQAANWYREVRGPSGVLVEQGSSEPEYRRFINRVLPENVARFFLFDAEELQRFEESHDETVRESIETVLGIQEIENAIADLDDRKRKFDRDYADFESTASEVEELRKELRKVMDELEAIGDDTEGEIAEIQDKIETKKTSRREVRNELEKIQDTEPLREEMEELQKELREAEEELQENITQRNELRRELGPVMAARGRQVFRDDYDIEGASGEAEVLHKVLERGTCVCGDDLTDEKRQQVMDRYSKLQSSERQRLSELMEICQNVDTVVSTELDRYRQYQTAVRRLRRTIDAKKEEIDDIQSQIDKIEEAEKEGLKQKEKQLNKEIQELEAELNQKRERKGELSSEKNRLKTRIDGMEEAGSEAERYRELSTLAERCERAFKDIKEELVESRRDSVEQHATETFLKLTNRPDYYQGLEITENYELRVKTPNATRSLEDQDPSAGQTQIIAYSFIAGLSKYTTRNAPVVIDTPIGRLDPEHKAKLVDFYHEFSDQVIILYQPNELSKDDIEEMGEFIADHYEITIRNDDISSSMIEELPDVMAAAVEVES, encoded by the coding sequence ATGGAGATCACTGAACTCACCGTCGAAAACTTCCGCCCGTACTACGGGGAAGTAACGATCAAACCGCGTACGGAGGCCGAACACCCGCTTGTCTTGATCCGCGGGAAGAACGATACGGGAAAAACATCGCTCTTCGCTGCGATCCGCTTCTGTCTGTACGGGGCGCAAAACCGAGCTGAATACACCGAACACATCAACCGGACCGCTGCCGAGGAGGCCAGCGGGACCAGCCGGGTCGAGATTACGTTCCTCCATGATGACGAGGTATACACGATCGAACGCGGGATCAACTATAGCCAGGTCGAAGACGCTGATAACCGGCAGGCTGCGAACTGGTACCGGGAAGTCCGAGGTCCGTCCGGCGTCCTCGTTGAGCAAGGATCCAGTGAACCGGAGTACCGTCGGTTTATCAACCGGGTTCTGCCGGAGAACGTTGCCCGGTTTTTCTTGTTTGACGCCGAGGAACTCCAGCGGTTCGAGGAGTCCCATGACGAGACGGTTCGGGAGTCAATCGAGACCGTCCTCGGGATCCAGGAGATCGAAAACGCAATCGCCGATCTGGACGACCGGAAACGGAAGTTCGACCGCGATTACGCGGACTTCGAATCAACCGCAAGCGAAGTCGAAGAGCTGCGGAAGGAGCTGCGGAAAGTGATGGATGAACTTGAGGCGATCGGTGACGACACCGAAGGCGAGATCGCTGAAATCCAAGACAAGATCGAGACGAAAAAGACCAGTCGCCGCGAGGTTCGCAACGAGCTGGAAAAGATCCAGGACACAGAGCCGCTCCGCGAGGAGATGGAGGAACTCCAGAAAGAACTACGTGAGGCCGAAGAGGAGCTTCAAGAGAACATCACGCAGCGGAACGAGCTCCGCCGGGAGCTGGGCCCGGTCATGGCCGCCCGCGGCCGACAGGTGTTCCGAGACGACTACGACATCGAAGGTGCCAGCGGGGAAGCGGAAGTTCTCCACAAGGTCCTCGAACGGGGGACCTGTGTCTGCGGCGATGATTTGACGGACGAGAAGCGTCAGCAGGTCATGGACCGGTATTCGAAGCTACAGTCCTCGGAGCGCCAACGGTTGTCGGAGCTCATGGAAATCTGCCAGAACGTTGATACCGTAGTCTCCACCGAGCTAGACCGGTACCGACAGTATCAGACGGCGGTTCGTCGCCTCCGCCGCACTATTGATGCCAAAAAGGAGGAAATCGACGATATCCAGTCACAGATCGATAAGATCGAGGAAGCCGAGAAAGAAGGTCTGAAACAGAAGGAGAAGCAACTCAATAAAGAGATCCAGGAGCTCGAAGCGGAGCTGAACCAGAAGCGCGAGCGAAAAGGCGAGCTCTCCAGTGAGAAGAATCGGCTGAAGACACGGATCGACGGAATGGAAGAAGCCGGCAGCGAAGCAGAACGGTATCGGGAACTGTCTACCTTGGCGGAGCGCTGCGAGCGAGCATTCAAAGACATCAAGGAGGAATTGGTCGAGAGCCGACGGGATTCTGTCGAACAACACGCGACAGAGACCTTCCTCAAGTTAACGAACCGTCCGGACTATTACCAGGGCCTCGAGATCACGGAAAACTATGAGCTGCGCGTTAAAACGCCGAACGCCACCCGGAGCCTGGAGGACCAGGACCCGAGCGCTGGCCAGACGCAAATCATCGCCTACTCGTTCATCGCCGGCCTGAGCAAGTACACAACGCGGAACGCGCCCGTCGTGATCGACACCCCGATCGGCCGCCTAGATCCGGAGCACAAGGCCAAACTCGTCGATTTCTACCACGAGTTCAGCGACCAAGTCATCATACTCTACCAGCCGAACGAACTGTCGAAAGACGATATCGAGGAAATGGGCGAGTTTATCGCCGATCACTACGAAATCACGATCCGGAATGACGACATCAGCTCGTCGATGATCGAGGAGCTCCCTGATGTCATGGCGGCTGCGGTGGAGGTAGAATCATGA
- a CDS encoding prenyltransferase/squalene oxidase repeat-containing protein: MDLGEKTWEVIQTDSKAALNRIQDRFINLYQNESDREGWGQYLDPPPHRNHTGIYGTGSGIQVLSCNDDPDLSDLLQTSQEWIIEQWDSDDSKTANKGHRFLTYKAAFCLFGLTEKDTAHVGGCTEYNEEYADIVDNFYLELWERRVDKRGWGEYWLETEPDEPQLQSSALMILALLGHEDIRNKKEFKSILKYIGKRAYQEGSALDRQKIGNKTDTAVTVSLCLLALSRYRTVMGYQNIDKEIGNLIDDLGHVVGSIARGATDIDPSTYSTYLISLPESDELPPEDVWLEHYFIIILFPIIALALLEAGTPHVGHNQLFIRNVVQKYSDMILSSNADCFSSAKTNRCSTHDHFWIAMMLRRFSQTDISQESLLSKARSYLRSKYVGSVLLISVLLVMAIIAAMLNEIYQSSTITAISSLVIALIGALLGESEPVIWLKEHINNYFNAHI, translated from the coding sequence ATGGATCTCGGTGAGAAGACCTGGGAAGTAATACAAACAGACTCAAAAGCTGCCCTAAACCGAATACAGGATCGATTTATTAATTTATACCAGAACGAGAGCGATAGAGAGGGATGGGGTCAATATTTAGATCCGCCCCCACACCGAAACCATACCGGTATATACGGAACCGGTAGTGGAATCCAAGTTCTTTCCTGTAATGACGACCCTGATTTGAGTGATCTATTACAAACTTCCCAGGAATGGATCATTGAACAATGGGACTCAGATGATTCGAAAACTGCAAATAAAGGTCATAGGTTCCTAACTTACAAGGCTGCTTTTTGCTTATTTGGGCTCACAGAGAAAGATACAGCCCATGTTGGTGGATGTACTGAATATAATGAGGAATACGCCGATATTGTTGACAACTTCTATCTAGAACTCTGGGAGAGACGAGTCGATAAAAGAGGATGGGGAGAATATTGGCTTGAAACGGAACCAGACGAACCTCAGTTACAGAGTTCTGCACTTATGATACTAGCTCTTCTTGGTCATGAGGATATTAGAAACAAGAAAGAGTTTAAAAGTATTTTAAAATATATTGGAAAGAGGGCATATCAGGAAGGGTCAGCTTTAGATAGACAGAAGATAGGAAATAAAACAGATACTGCTGTTACAGTTTCGCTCTGTCTACTAGCCCTTAGTCGTTACAGGACTGTTATGGGTTATCAGAACATAGACAAGGAAATAGGTAATCTAATTGATGACTTAGGGCACGTAGTTGGTAGTATAGCAAGAGGTGCTACTGACATCGATCCCTCGACATATTCTACCTATCTAATCTCACTTCCAGAATCAGATGAACTACCACCGGAGGACGTTTGGTTAGAGCATTATTTCATTATTATACTATTTCCAATTATAGCCTTAGCGCTATTGGAAGCTGGAACGCCTCATGTGGGTCATAACCAACTATTCATAAGGAATGTTGTCCAAAAGTATAGTGATATGATCCTTTCTTCCAACGCAGATTGTTTTAGTTCTGCTAAGACCAATCGCTGCTCTACCCATGATCATTTTTGGATCGCAATGATGTTACGAAGGTTCTCACAGACGGACATCAGTCAGGAATCCCTCTTATCGAAAGCCAGGAGTTATCTAAGGAGTAAGTATGTAGGGTCTGTACTATTAATATCTGTGTTACTTGTAATGGCTATAATTGCTGCGATGCTTAATGAGATATATCAGTCCTCGACTATCACAGCAATTTCCTCGTTGGTTATTGCCCTTATTGGAGCACTCCTAGGAGAATCTGAACCGGTTATTTGGCTTAAGGAACATATCAACAATTACTTTAATGCCCACATATAA
- the dndE gene encoding DNA sulfur modification protein DndE has translation MSKGADFNRVKLDQGVTNYLQYLQSTTGLTPNYLARTGLCYSLSEPRPPNPEEYDTDGKAINRYTLLGEHDPLYIAMVRQRLINEGRDPDEELYKYFVAHTNRGIKTLNGRIDSLADFYDVLPGGLKPDE, from the coding sequence ATGAGTAAAGGCGCTGACTTCAACCGTGTGAAACTCGACCAGGGCGTGACCAACTATCTCCAGTACCTGCAGTCCACCACCGGGCTTACCCCCAACTACCTAGCCCGGACGGGCCTGTGTTATTCGCTAAGCGAGCCCCGTCCCCCGAATCCGGAGGAGTACGATACCGATGGGAAAGCGATCAACCGGTATACGTTGCTCGGCGAACACGACCCACTATATATTGCGATGGTGCGGCAGCGGCTGATCAACGAGGGTCGGGACCCGGACGAGGAGCTATATAAGTACTTCGTCGCGCACACCAACCGCGGCATCAAAACCCTGAACGGCCGGATTGACAGCCTCGCGGACTTCTACGATGTTCTTCCCGGTGGGTTAAAGCCTGACGAATAG
- a CDS encoding cysteine desulfurase family protein, with translation MSENIATPIYLDHHASTPVDQRVLEAMQPYHTEHYGNPANDTHQVGRDAKAGVLTAAEQIADAIGASSTKNIIFTSGATESDNLAIRGPVEHVLQQGQTPHIITAVTEHEAVIEPCEALEANGVDVTYLSVDEYGRVDPDDMRAAVREDTLLISIMAANNEIGTVAPLEEIGEIAAEHDIYFHTDAVQALGYLELDVEDLGIDLMSLSGHKIYGPKGVGALYVRRPKPKNDITPLIRGGGHQSGLRSGTLNVPGIVGLGKAVELATANRHDRVDHVEALRNRLWDQLTGQLDELALNGHPDHRLPHNLNVSFRGVNNYLLTRELNQNRIIAAAGAACSTAEEGGTATVETSHVLEAITDDEERLESAIRFGLGKETTADEIDYVADTIADIVPKKRRIQL, from the coding sequence ATGAGCGAAAACATTGCGACACCCATCTATCTCGATCACCACGCGTCTACCCCGGTCGATCAACGGGTCCTCGAGGCGATGCAGCCGTACCACACGGAGCATTACGGCAACCCGGCGAACGACACTCATCAAGTCGGCCGCGATGCGAAGGCCGGCGTCCTGACCGCCGCTGAACAGATCGCCGACGCGATCGGGGCGTCCAGTACGAAAAATATCATCTTCACCAGCGGGGCAACGGAGTCGGACAATCTCGCCATCCGCGGCCCGGTCGAACACGTACTGCAGCAGGGCCAGACTCCGCATATCATCACGGCGGTCACCGAGCACGAGGCAGTTATTGAGCCCTGTGAAGCACTCGAAGCAAACGGAGTCGACGTCACCTATCTCTCGGTCGATGAATACGGTCGGGTCGACCCCGACGACATGCGCGCAGCGGTACGGGAAGACACCCTACTGATCTCGATCATGGCGGCGAACAACGAGATCGGGACCGTCGCCCCCCTCGAAGAGATCGGAGAGATCGCTGCGGAGCACGATATTTATTTCCACACGGACGCGGTCCAGGCACTCGGCTACCTCGAACTCGATGTTGAGGATCTCGGGATCGACCTCATGTCGCTCTCCGGTCACAAGATCTACGGTCCGAAAGGCGTCGGGGCGCTGTACGTCCGCCGCCCGAAGCCCAAAAACGATATCACCCCGCTTATCCGCGGCGGCGGCCACCAAAGCGGGCTCCGATCCGGCACGCTCAACGTCCCCGGGATCGTCGGCCTCGGCAAAGCTGTGGAGCTGGCCACCGCCAACCGTCACGACCGCGTTGACCACGTGGAAGCTCTCCGCAATCGCCTCTGGGACCAGTTAACCGGCCAGCTTGATGAGCTAGCCTTGAACGGGCATCCCGATCATCGGCTTCCCCATAATCTGAACGTAAGCTTCCGCGGCGTCAACAACTATCTGTTGACCCGCGAGTTAAACCAGAACAGGATCATCGCTGCGGCGGGCGCGGCGTGTTCCACAGCGGAAGAGGGTGGGACCGCCACGGTCGAAACGTCCCATGTACTGGAAGCGATCACGGACGACGAGGAACGGCTGGAATCCGCGATCCGGTTCGGCCTCGGGAAGGAAACGACTGCGGACGAAATCGACTACGTGGCTGACACCATTGCGGACATCGTCCCGAAGAAACGCCGCATTCAGCTGTAA